The following is a genomic window from Sciurus carolinensis chromosome 3, mSciCar1.2, whole genome shotgun sequence.
AGGGCCACCTTCAGTTCTGGGAGGAGGGCGGGAGGTTTCTGTCAGCCATCTGGCTCTGGTCTTGTGGGGCATCCACAATCCCCAGGCCCCTTCCTTCCAtggccctgggcctgggaaccaACTGGGGTTGGAACTGGGTTTAAAGTCACTTTCTACTTGACCCAGGGAGGCCCCCTCGGGCTCCCTGGACTCCCCCAGCTTCTCTCCCCAGTGACCCGGGGAGGCCCAGGCCGGCTCCAGCTATGGAAGCTGAGTCAGACTCCCACACATGCAGGCGCCTCAGTGGAGCCCTGGAGCTGACACTGCCCAGGACTGGCCCCTCTAGGAGTCACACATGAGGGCCCTTGTGACCTCTGTTCAGGGTAGTGGGAGTGGCCACAGGGACTCAAACCATTGCCTGCAGATGTCCATCATCCAGTGTCCTAGGAGGCCCCACTGGGTACAGAGAAATAAGGATGTGACGAAAGCTCTGAGCTGCAGGAAGTGCTGGAGAGCCCAGGAAGCAGCAGAGACCCCCATCTCTGGGCTGCAGGGTGTGCTGGAGAGCCCAGGAAGCAGCAGAGACCCCATCTCTGGGCTGCAGGAAGTGCTGGAGAGCCCAGGAAGCAGCAGAGACCCCATCTCTGGGCTGCAGGAAGTGCTGGAGAGCCCAGGAAGCAGCAGAGACCCCATCTCTGGGCTGCAGGAAGTGCTGGAGAGCCCAGGAAGCAGCAGAGACCCCACCTCTGGGCTGCAGGAAGTGCTGGAGAGCCCAGGAAGCAGCAGAGACCCCACCTCAGCCAGAACCCGGCAGACAGACACCGCTGCCACAACAGGAGGCTCTCCCCAAAGACAGCGTCCAGGGCAGGACGTGCCACCGTGTCccacccctccctgcctctcctgcagAGTTGCAAGACCCCAGGCCCCAAGAAGGGAAGGAcacggtggcccacgcctgtaagcccagtgacacaggaggctgaggcaagagggaagcaagttcagcaatttagtgagaccggCTCccaaaatcaagaaagaaaatgactgggAGTGTAGAGGCCATGCCCAGGGCTCAATCTTAGTGCTGGAAACAAGTAAAgttaaaagggcttgggatgtagcccCCTGGCTTCAACCCTCAGTACAGCGAAAACAGAGGACCAGGAAGGGAGGGAGTCCCTCAGCCTCCACTCCAGCCAGGACCTCTCACTAGGGTCCAGGATGGTCTGTCCTCTGTTCTGTCAGGGTCCACCAGCTAGCCTGCGGCCACTCAAGGCCAAAGCTCAGCCCACCATGATCCCTCTAGGGACTTCCGCAGCCTCCTCACCATAGCCTGCAGGTGAGGCAGCCCCAGTCCCCCGCTCGACCAGCCTGGCCCTCACCAGCCCTGCAGTGAGAAGTTGCAGGCCTCCCCAGGTGAGACGACCCTCACTCCAGGTGCATAAGCCACGTTCACTCTGCCCCCAGCAGCGTGAGGGAGACTGCAGCAGACCCTTCCAGTGGGCCCCAACCCGCTCTCACAGTGCGGGGACGGTGGCCCTGTCTCCAGGAAGCTCGCCTGCCCAGGAGGTGGCGCACACTGAGTGCCTCTGGTTCTAACCACGGCTGTCCATACCTCTACCTCAACTTGCTTACCAAGCGTCATTATTGCTGCACCGGTGGGGGGTCCGGTGACCGCAAAACTTGAGTCCCAGGCCTGCAGGTGGCTTGTTACTGCTCCACAATGCTCAGAACGGCTCTGCCAGAATCGGTGCGCCTGGCTCGTTAACTCTCATTGTCGTTACTGAATCTAATTACTGTTAATTATTAGTATAAGGGAAACTCTGAGTGACACTGAGGATGCGAGCTTGTTAGGTTTCAAGGAAGTCAACCGAGTAAACTGAGAAGCACTGCAGAGCCTCGGTGGCCAGACCGCTGAGCTGGCTGCCGTGCGGCCCAGCGGCCACACGGGGGCGCGGCGGGACAGCGCGAGCGTGCGGGGGCCTGGAGCGTGGGTGCGGGTGGGTgcgggtgggagtggggaggggcggaAGGGGCCGGGGCGGGGACCGGGGGACGCACCCGCGGGCCGCAACTGGAGGGGCCCTCGGGAGAGGCCTGCGGCGGTCCCGGGCCGGCCCCGGGTCGGGGGACCGCACGCGCCGGCCAGCGCCCTCCGCTCGAGGTCCTAGAGCTCCCCGCAGGTGCGGTGGGCGGGGTCCCGGCTCGTCGGGAGGGACCACAGGCCGGAGACCCTCCCCTCCCAGAGGACAGCCCTTCGCGCCTGCTTACCCACCCTGGAGGAccgcagggtggggtggggtcgcACAGGACCAGGGCCCGCGGGGCGGGAAGGGAACGGGGCGGGGCCACACCCAGGCCTCACGCGCCGTCACCGAGGGCGCGCTGTGCCCTCCTGCGTGCCCACTCCCCACACCTCCGCGGTCCTCACGGGCCTCCGGGGGAAGCGcacagggggagggggaggagagcgCGCCGCAGGCATGCCCTCCACCTGCCGAACCCCGAGGCGCCCCCTCCGTCCTCTTGGGAGCTCTGGGGGTGGCCGGCAGGCTTTTTCGTTTTGCTTTATTGGAGTTTGACACAGACACACACGATAAACTCCTGGCGCAAATGAGCACATCTCAGATCACTCACAACGTGAACCCACTAACCAGCAATGGAGTCAGAAAGAGGACGGACCGGGAGGCCTGGCTGGCAGCTGTGTGGTCTCAGAGGAGGGTAGCCACATGGCCGCCAGAGCGAGCCGCCGGCTGACCACTAGAGGCCCCCAAGATTCAGCCTGTACATGCACAGAAGCCACAAGATGCAGATGGTCATGGACACGCAGATCCAGAAGTCCTCGGACGGCTCCGTGCGCCGCCTTCGATGGGCCCTGCGGGAGCAGAAATCTTCCTCCCGGTGGGTGCAGCTGGACTTGCCAGGCCTGGACCTCAGCCGTCGCTTCTGGTAATAGCTGTAGGTGATCAAGCCATTGCTTTGGGCCGGGCCGGCCGGGTAGCTGGGACCCTTGTGATTTATGATACCGAAGACTGAGAAGGGTATGGTGATGGAGCCCTGGCTGATGGCCACGGGGCTGGCTGCTCCACTCTCCAGAGGTGGGACATGGCCAGCAGTAGCCGGATCCTggctccctcccttctcttcagcctcagcaatgttgaTGAGAGAGTCTCCATGCCTGGCATCTCCAGTAACAAGGAAGGGGAAGGTGACGGAGCCCTCCCCCCTGGCAGTGGGGTCCTGAGTGTGGGTCTCTGGAGGGGGGTTCTCCCCCTCGGTGACAGTGCTCTGCCCACCGCCTTCCTGCCCTTTGCCCTGGGCGATGTCAGAGACCATGTCCTGACCTCTGATGATGCTGGCTAAGAATGAGGGGAAGGTGAGGGAGCCCTCCCCATTAGCCATGAGGCCAATGATGTAGGCTACCAGGGGTGGGTCTCCCCCAGCAGTGACATGGCCATAGCTGAAGGACACCGGGCCCTTGCCCTCAGCCATACCACTGGGGCTGAGGAAGAAGCCCTGGCCCTTAAAGAGGAAGCCCCTGAGTGCGAAGGCCTTCTGCATGCTGCCCGGCAGGCCTCGGCGGTGGAAGATGGGGGCCCTGATATCCAACGGGATGCCTTTGTGCTCAGACTCGGCCACAGAGCTCCCAGATAGGCAGAGGGAGCCCTGGCCAATAATGGGTGCTGGAAGGGAGCCCTTCTGGCGGCCACcagcaagagagaaagggatgGTTATGGTGCCCTCACCGCCACCCAGGAAGCCGTCACTCTCGggggacaggttctcactgaagTCAATGACCAGAAGGGGGATGGTGGCAGGTGTGGGGCCATTGATGGGGTTGAACAGCTGCTGGCCGCTGGCCACTGTGGCAGAGCCACTGCCCTGCACAGCGGGCCTGCCCTTCTTGGCATCGGCGCTCTTGACCATAGGCCCCCTGGCAGGGTGGGGCACCTGCTGCAGGAAACAGAGCCCCAGGGCGCAGGCCTCGCAGTCCCCGAGGAGAACCTCTGCGTGCTGCCCTGGGTGGCCGCGGTCCCCGTAGCATCTCCACAGGATGTGCAGCACCAGCTTGCTGAGGAAGCTGTGGACGTCAGTAGGGCTCACCTGGCACTCTGCCCCGGTGTCCAGGGGGCACAGCCGGCACTGCTGGCCCCAGACACGCATCCTCACCAGCCCCCGGCCGCTGCCCCCATTCCACCACAGGTGGAAGAGGACCTGCAGGTGGGCAGAGCGCCAGGTCCAAGGGCAGCGGCTGCACTGGAGCCTGTGGGGGAAGAGGGACAGGTGAGGGGCCCGGGCTGCTGCTGAGGCCCCGCCGCTGGGCCTCggtgctgtgctgtgctgggaCCAGACTGCTCGTCTGCTGGCGCCTCCCGGCCCCTGGCCCACGTCCCACTCAAACCTCAAACCTCAAACCTCCCCCACCAGCAGCCAGACCTGCACCTCCTGCCTGTGCACGAGCACCAAGCCTCCAGAGTCCACACTTGGGCAAAATGCAGGCCGGACCCCCTTTGCCTTCAGCCCCACGTTCTGAAAGACTGAGGAGAAAAGGGTCACCGGCATGCTGCCAGGACTCCGGGGCCTGTTCCTGTGGGGCTCTTGCTGCTGGCTGAGCCCTGTATGCCACCAGGACTCCGGGGCCTGTTCCCGTGGGGCTCCTGCTGCTGGCTGAGCCCTGCCTGCCACCAGGACTCCGGGGCCTGTTCCTGTGGGACTCCTGCTGCTGGCTGAGCCCTGTATTCCACCAGGACTCCGGGGCCTGTTCCCGTGGGGCTCCTGCTGCTGGCTGAGCCCTGTATTCCACCAGGACTCCGGGGCCTGTTCCCGTGGGGCTCCTGCTGCTGGCTGAGCCCTGCCTGCCACCAGGACTCCGGGGCCTGTTCCCGTGGGGCTCCTGCTGC
Proteins encoded in this region:
- the Rtp5 gene encoding receptor-transporting protein 5: MDGAGARVWADTFARLMAERKPRDVWVLHPEESLVAGDLEGGGFQYQLKGLSRLQCSRCPWTWRSAHLQVLFHLWWNGGSGRGLVRMRVWGQQCRLCPLDTGAECQVSPTDVHSFLSKLVLHILWRCYGDRGHPGQHAEVLLGDCEACALGLCFLQQVPHPARGPMVKSADAKKGRPAVQGSGSATVASGQQLFNPINGPTPATIPLLVIDFSENLSPESDGFLGGGEGTITIPFSLAGGRQKGSLPAPIIGQGSLCLSGSSVAESEHKGIPLDIRAPIFHRRGLPGSMQKAFALRGFLFKGQGFFLSPSGMAEGKGPVSFSYGHVTAGGDPPLVAYIIGLMANGEGSLTFPSFLASIIRGQDMVSDIAQGKGQEGGGQSTVTEGENPPPETHTQDPTARGEGSVTFPFLVTGDARHGDSLINIAEAEEKGGSQDPATAGHVPPLESGAASPVAISQGSITIPFSVFGIINHKGPSYPAGPAQSNGLITYSYYQKRRLRSRPGKSSCTHREEDFCSRRAHRRRRTEPSEDFWICVSMTICILWLLCMYRLNLGGL